From a single Osmerus mordax isolate fOsmMor3 chromosome 14, fOsmMor3.pri, whole genome shotgun sequence genomic region:
- the mapk10 gene encoding mitogen-activated protein kinase 10 isoform X1, with amino-acid sequence MSKSKVDNQFYSVEVGDSTFTVLKRYQNLKPIGSGAQGIVCAGYDAVLDRNVAIKKLSRPFQNQTHAKRAYRELVLMKCVNHKNIISLLNVFTPQKSLEDFQDVYLVMELMDANLCQVIQMELDHERMSYLLYQMLCGIKHLHSAGIIHRDLKPSNIVVKSDCTLKILDFGLARTAGTSFMMTPYVVTRYYRAPEVILGMGYKENVDIWSVGCIMGEMVRHKILFPGRDYIDQWNKVIEQLGTPMPEFMKKLQPTVRNYVENRPKYAGLTFPKLFPDCLFPADSEHNKLKASQARDLLSKMLIIDPAKRISVDEALQHPYINVWYDPAEVEAARDLVQISMPPPQIYDKQLDEREHSIDEWKELIYKEVMNFEERTKNGVVKGQPSPSGAAVNSSDSPPPSSSVNDLSSMSTDQTLASDTDSSLETSAGPLGCCR; translated from the exons ATGAGCAAAAGCAAAGTGGACAACCAGTTCTATAGCGTGGAAGTAGGGGATTCCACTTTCACAGTTCTCAAACGGTACCAGAACCTAAAGCCCATTGGTTCTGGGGCTCAGGGTATAGTATG TGCCGGCTACGATGCCGTCCTCGACAGAAATGTTGCCATCAAGAAGCTGAGTAGACCCTTCCAGAACCAGACCCATGCAAAGAGGGCGTACAGGGAACTGGTGCTCATGAAATGTGTCAATCACAAAAAT ATCATCAGTTTGTTAAATGTTTTCACACCACAGAAATCTTTAGAGGACTTCCAGGATGT GTACCTAGTGATGGAGCTTATGGATGCCAACCTGTGCCAGGTGATTCAGATGGAACTGGACCATGAGAGGATGTCCTACCTGCTGTACCAGATGCTATGTGGCATCAAGCACCTGCACTCAGCCGGCATCATTCACAGG GACCTGAAACCCAGCAATATAGTGGTCAAGTCTGACTGTACGCTGAAGATCCTGGACTTTGGTTTGGCAAGGACTGCGGGGACCAGCTTCATGATGACCCCCTATGTGGTCACACGCTACTACAGAGCCCCTGAGGTCATCTTAGGAATGGGCTACAAAGAGAACG TGGATATATGGTCGGTGGGATGCATTATGGGAGAAATGGTGCGCCACAAAATCCTCTTCCCTGGTCGCGACT ATATTGACCAATGGAATAAAGTAATTGAGCAGCTGGGCACCCCTATGCCAGAGTTCATGAAGAAGCTGCAGCCCACAGTGAGGAACTACGTGGAGAACAGACCCAAGTATGCCGGCCTCACTTTTCCCAAACTCTTCCCTGATTGCTTATTCCCGGCTGACTCAGAACACAACAAACTCAAAG CCAGCCAAGCCAGAGACCTGTTGTCTAAGATGCTGATCATCGACCCTGCCAAGCGGATATCAGTGGACGAGGCCCTGCAGCACCCCTACATCAACGTGTGGTACGACCCAGCCGAGGTGGAGGCG GCCAGAGATCTCGTCCAAATATCCATG cCCCCGCCGCAGATTTACGACAAGCAACTGGATGAGAGAGAACACTCCATAGATGAATGGAAAG aaCTAATCTACAAAGAGGTGATGAACTTTGAGGAGAGGACGAAGAATGGCGTTGTGAAGGGACAGCCATCTCCCTCAG GTGCAGCCGTGAACagcagcgacagcccccccccgtcctcgtCCGTCAACGACCTCTCCTCCATGTCCACCGATCAGACCCTGGCCTCAGACACCGACAGCAGCCTGGAGACCTCCGCAGGACCGCTGGGGTGTTGCAGGTGA
- the mapk10 gene encoding mitogen-activated protein kinase 10 isoform X4, with the protein MVFMSRHFLYNCSQPILDVKIAFCQGFGKQVDVSYIAKHYNMSKSKVDNQFYSVEVGDSTFTVLKRYQNLKPIGSGAQGIVCAGYDAVLDRNVAIKKLSRPFQNQTHAKRAYRELVLMKCVNHKNIISLLNVFTPQKSLEDFQDVYLVMELMDANLCQVIQMELDHERMSYLLYQMLCGIKHLHSAGIIHRDLKPSNIVVKSDCTLKILDFGLARTAGTSFMMTPYVVTRYYRAPEVILGMGYKENVDIWSVGCIMGEMVRHKILFPGRDYIDQWNKVIEQLGTPMPEFMKKLQPTVRNYVENRPKYAGLTFPKLFPDCLFPADSEHNKLKASQARDLLSKMLIIDPAKRISVDEALQHPYINVWYDPAEVEAARDLVQISMPPPQIYDKQLDEREHSIDEWKELIYKEVMNFEERTKNGVVKGQPSPSGAAVNSSDSPPPSSSVNDLSSMSTDQTLASDTDSSLETSAGPLGCCR; encoded by the exons ATG GTATTTATGAGCAGACATTTCTTGTATAACTGCAGCCAACCAATCCTGGATGTGAAGATTGCTTTttgtcag GGGTTTGGTAAACAAGTTGATGTGTCATATATCGCCAAGCATTACAACATGAGCAAAAGCAAAGTGGACAACCAGTTCTATAGCGTGGAAGTAGGGGATTCCACTTTCACAGTTCTCAAACGGTACCAGAACCTAAAGCCCATTGGTTCTGGGGCTCAGGGTATAGTATG TGCCGGCTACGATGCCGTCCTCGACAGAAATGTTGCCATCAAGAAGCTGAGTAGACCCTTCCAGAACCAGACCCATGCAAAGAGGGCGTACAGGGAACTGGTGCTCATGAAATGTGTCAATCACAAAAAT ATCATCAGTTTGTTAAATGTTTTCACACCACAGAAATCTTTAGAGGACTTCCAGGATGT GTACCTAGTGATGGAGCTTATGGATGCCAACCTGTGCCAGGTGATTCAGATGGAACTGGACCATGAGAGGATGTCCTACCTGCTGTACCAGATGCTATGTGGCATCAAGCACCTGCACTCAGCCGGCATCATTCACAGG GACCTGAAACCCAGCAATATAGTGGTCAAGTCTGACTGTACGCTGAAGATCCTGGACTTTGGTTTGGCAAGGACTGCGGGGACCAGCTTCATGATGACCCCCTATGTGGTCACACGCTACTACAGAGCCCCTGAGGTCATCTTAGGAATGGGCTACAAAGAGAACG TGGATATATGGTCGGTGGGATGCATTATGGGAGAAATGGTGCGCCACAAAATCCTCTTCCCTGGTCGCGACT ATATTGACCAATGGAATAAAGTAATTGAGCAGCTGGGCACCCCTATGCCAGAGTTCATGAAGAAGCTGCAGCCCACAGTGAGGAACTACGTGGAGAACAGACCCAAGTATGCCGGCCTCACTTTTCCCAAACTCTTCCCTGATTGCTTATTCCCGGCTGACTCAGAACACAACAAACTCAAAG CCAGCCAAGCCAGAGACCTGTTGTCTAAGATGCTGATCATCGACCCTGCCAAGCGGATATCAGTGGACGAGGCCCTGCAGCACCCCTACATCAACGTGTGGTACGACCCAGCCGAGGTGGAGGCG GCCAGAGATCTCGTCCAAATATCCATG cCCCCGCCGCAGATTTACGACAAGCAACTGGATGAGAGAGAACACTCCATAGATGAATGGAAAG aaCTAATCTACAAAGAGGTGATGAACTTTGAGGAGAGGACGAAGAATGGCGTTGTGAAGGGACAGCCATCTCCCTCAG GTGCAGCCGTGAACagcagcgacagcccccccccgtcctcgtCCGTCAACGACCTCTCCTCCATGTCCACCGATCAGACCCTGGCCTCAGACACCGACAGCAGCCTGGAGACCTCCGCAGGACCGCTGGGGTGTTGCAGGTGA
- the mapk10 gene encoding mitogen-activated protein kinase 10 isoform X3, with translation MSKSKVDNQFYSVEVGDSTFTVLKRYQNLKPIGSGAQGIVCAGYDAVLDRNVAIKKLSRPFQNQTHAKRAYRELVLMKCVNHKNIISLLNVFTPQKSLEDFQDVYLVMELMDANLCQVIQMELDHERMSYLLYQMLCGIKHLHSAGIIHRDLKPSNIVVKSDCTLKILDFGLARTAGTSFMMTPYVVTRYYRAPEVILGMGYKENVDIWSVGCIMGEMVRHKILFPGRDYIDQWNKVIEQLGTPMPEFMKKLQPTVRNYVENRPKYAGLTFPKLFPDCLFPADSEHNKLKASQARDLLSKMLIIDPAKRISVDEALQHPYINVWYDPAEVEAARDLVQISMPPPQIYDKQLDEREHSIDEWKELIYKEVMNFEERTKNGVVKGQPSPSAQVQP, from the exons ATGAGCAAAAGCAAAGTGGACAACCAGTTCTATAGCGTGGAAGTAGGGGATTCCACTTTCACAGTTCTCAAACGGTACCAGAACCTAAAGCCCATTGGTTCTGGGGCTCAGGGTATAGTATG TGCCGGCTACGATGCCGTCCTCGACAGAAATGTTGCCATCAAGAAGCTGAGTAGACCCTTCCAGAACCAGACCCATGCAAAGAGGGCGTACAGGGAACTGGTGCTCATGAAATGTGTCAATCACAAAAAT ATCATCAGTTTGTTAAATGTTTTCACACCACAGAAATCTTTAGAGGACTTCCAGGATGT GTACCTAGTGATGGAGCTTATGGATGCCAACCTGTGCCAGGTGATTCAGATGGAACTGGACCATGAGAGGATGTCCTACCTGCTGTACCAGATGCTATGTGGCATCAAGCACCTGCACTCAGCCGGCATCATTCACAGG GACCTGAAACCCAGCAATATAGTGGTCAAGTCTGACTGTACGCTGAAGATCCTGGACTTTGGTTTGGCAAGGACTGCGGGGACCAGCTTCATGATGACCCCCTATGTGGTCACACGCTACTACAGAGCCCCTGAGGTCATCTTAGGAATGGGCTACAAAGAGAACG TGGATATATGGTCGGTGGGATGCATTATGGGAGAAATGGTGCGCCACAAAATCCTCTTCCCTGGTCGCGACT ATATTGACCAATGGAATAAAGTAATTGAGCAGCTGGGCACCCCTATGCCAGAGTTCATGAAGAAGCTGCAGCCCACAGTGAGGAACTACGTGGAGAACAGACCCAAGTATGCCGGCCTCACTTTTCCCAAACTCTTCCCTGATTGCTTATTCCCGGCTGACTCAGAACACAACAAACTCAAAG CCAGCCAAGCCAGAGACCTGTTGTCTAAGATGCTGATCATCGACCCTGCCAAGCGGATATCAGTGGACGAGGCCCTGCAGCACCCCTACATCAACGTGTGGTACGACCCAGCCGAGGTGGAGGCG GCCAGAGATCTCGTCCAAATATCCATG cCCCCGCCGCAGATTTACGACAAGCAACTGGATGAGAGAGAACACTCCATAGATGAATGGAAAG aaCTAATCTACAAAGAGGTGATGAACTTTGAGGAGAGGACGAAGAATGGCGTTGTGAAGGGACAGCCATCTCCCTCAG CGCAGGTGCAGCCGTGA
- the mapk10 gene encoding mitogen-activated protein kinase 10 isoform X2, whose protein sequence is MSKSKVDNQFYSVEVGDSTFTVLKRYQNLKPIGSGAQGIVCAGYDAVLDRNVAIKKLSRPFQNQTHAKRAYRELVLMKCVNHKNIISLLNVFTPQKSLEDFQDVYLVMELMDANLCQVIQMELDHERMSYLLYQMLCGIKHLHSAGIIHRDLKPSNIVVKSDCTLKILDFGLARTAGTSFMMTPYVVTRYYRAPEVILGMGYKENVDIWSVGCIMGEMVRHKILFPGRDYIDQWNKVIEQLGTPMPEFMKKLQPTVRNYVENRPKYAGLTFPKLFPDCLFPADSEHNKLKASQARDLLSKMLIIDPAKRISVDEALQHPYINVWYDPAEVEAARDLVQISMPPPQIYDKQLDEREHSIDEWKELIYKEVMNFEERTKNGVVKGQPSPSGTLSA, encoded by the exons ATGAGCAAAAGCAAAGTGGACAACCAGTTCTATAGCGTGGAAGTAGGGGATTCCACTTTCACAGTTCTCAAACGGTACCAGAACCTAAAGCCCATTGGTTCTGGGGCTCAGGGTATAGTATG TGCCGGCTACGATGCCGTCCTCGACAGAAATGTTGCCATCAAGAAGCTGAGTAGACCCTTCCAGAACCAGACCCATGCAAAGAGGGCGTACAGGGAACTGGTGCTCATGAAATGTGTCAATCACAAAAAT ATCATCAGTTTGTTAAATGTTTTCACACCACAGAAATCTTTAGAGGACTTCCAGGATGT GTACCTAGTGATGGAGCTTATGGATGCCAACCTGTGCCAGGTGATTCAGATGGAACTGGACCATGAGAGGATGTCCTACCTGCTGTACCAGATGCTATGTGGCATCAAGCACCTGCACTCAGCCGGCATCATTCACAGG GACCTGAAACCCAGCAATATAGTGGTCAAGTCTGACTGTACGCTGAAGATCCTGGACTTTGGTTTGGCAAGGACTGCGGGGACCAGCTTCATGATGACCCCCTATGTGGTCACACGCTACTACAGAGCCCCTGAGGTCATCTTAGGAATGGGCTACAAAGAGAACG TGGATATATGGTCGGTGGGATGCATTATGGGAGAAATGGTGCGCCACAAAATCCTCTTCCCTGGTCGCGACT ATATTGACCAATGGAATAAAGTAATTGAGCAGCTGGGCACCCCTATGCCAGAGTTCATGAAGAAGCTGCAGCCCACAGTGAGGAACTACGTGGAGAACAGACCCAAGTATGCCGGCCTCACTTTTCCCAAACTCTTCCCTGATTGCTTATTCCCGGCTGACTCAGAACACAACAAACTCAAAG CCAGCCAAGCCAGAGACCTGTTGTCTAAGATGCTGATCATCGACCCTGCCAAGCGGATATCAGTGGACGAGGCCCTGCAGCACCCCTACATCAACGTGTGGTACGACCCAGCCGAGGTGGAGGCG GCCAGAGATCTCGTCCAAATATCCATG cCCCCGCCGCAGATTTACGACAAGCAACTGGATGAGAGAGAACACTCCATAGATGAATGGAAAG aaCTAATCTACAAAGAGGTGATGAACTTTGAGGAGAGGACGAAGAATGGCGTTGTGAAGGGACAGCCATCTCCCTCAGGTACTCTCAGTGCATAA